In Effusibacillus pohliae DSM 22757, the sequence CCAGGGGTTGTCATTCGTATCGGCCAGGTATCCATCGAGGTCGCAAACGGTTTCGATCCCCATCTTCTCCGTCAGGTTGTTCAGACCTTGATGCCCCTGTGCTAAGCATTCCGAATTCGATCCGCGTCTATCTTGCCTGCGGCAGCACCGATCTCCGCAAATCGATCGACGGGTTGGCCGCCCTGGTGCAGGAAGGATTCGAGCTGGATCCGTTCTCTCCCGCGCTGTTTGT encodes:
- the tnpB gene encoding IS66 family insertion sequence element accessory protein TnpB is translated as MLSIPNSIRVYLACGSTDLRKSIDGLAALVQEGFELDPFSPALFV